The sequence CGGCCTCGATGCGCAACCTGGTGCGGATGAGGAAGCGGATGACGATTTGTTTCCCAAAAACCTCTCTCTCGGGCTCGAGCGGATGCAGGTTCTGCGCTACGGTGAGAACCCGCACCAGAGAGCGGCTTTTTACCGCTCTGCGGCGGAGGGGCTCTCCATCGCCGATGCCGAGGTGCTGGGCGGAAAAGAGCTTTCCTACAACAACCTGCTTGACCTTGCCGGGGCGGCTGAACTCATCGCCGATCTCGGCGGAACTGCCTGCGCCATCTTGAAGCATACGAACCCTTGCGGCGTTGGCATCGCGGACACTCCGGCCGAGGCCTATGTGCGCGGGCTGGCCTGCGATCCGGTGTCGGCCTTCGGCAGCATCATCGGCTATAACTGCCGGGTGGACGCGACAGCGGCCGAGGCCATGCGCGAGCTTTTCGTCGAGGCGGTCATTGCGCCCGAGTTCGACGAGGAGGCGCTCGCGATTTTTAGAAAAAAGAAAAACCTTCGCATCCTCCGGCTTCCCGGCCTTACCTCGCAGAAGCGTGAGGGACTCGATTACCGCGCCGTTCCCGGCGGGGTCCTTGTCCAGACGCCCGACAGCATGTCGGCAGAGGAGTTCGAGTGGAAAGTCGTCACCCCACGCGGGCCGACGGCGGATGAGGAAAAGGCGCTTCATATCGCCTGGACGGTTTCGCGCCATGTGAAGAGCAACGCCATCGTCCTCGCCGATCAGGCCGGCACGGTGGGAATCGGCGCTGGCCAGATGAGCCGTGTGGACTCGTCTCGAATCGCCGCTGACCGAGCGGTGCTCCCCCTAGAAGGGTGTGCGCTTGGCTCGGACGCATTTTTCCCATTCCGGGACGGGGTGGATGAGGCCGCCAAGCGGGGGGTCAAAGCCATCGCGCAGCCGGGCGGCTCGAAGCGGGACGATGAGGTGATTGAAGCCGCCGCTGAGCACGGTATCGCAATGGTGTTCACCGGCAGGCGCCACTTCCGCCACTAAAATGCAGCTATCCGATCTTTCGACGATCTTCCGTGATCAAGAAACCGCGGCTCCGCCTGAGATTTATCGCAGGGTCGAGGTTTTTTTGAACGCGCTTGCTGCGATTCCCAAAAAACGCTGGCGACCACATTTCAATTCGCAGGGAATCCGCGTCGAGGGCCCCGGCCTCGCCCGGATGGAGCGCCTTTTAGAGCGCCTGGCGCTGTCCTTTCAAGGCACCAAAATTATCCGCGTGGTGGGGACAAGCGGTAAGGGCTCAACCTCGCTGATGATTGCCGAGTCGCTTCAGGCGGCGGGGCGCCCCACGGCGGCTTTTTTTTCCCCGAATGTGACTTCTCTGGCAGAGCGTTTCTGGATTCGGGGCGCTCTGGCCGATGCCGGGGCGGCGGGCCGCGCCGCTGCGCGGGTGGCCGATGTGGCCGCTGCAATGGCTAAAGAAGATGAGGTTGGCCCCCCCTCTTTTTTTGAAAGCTCTCTTGCGCTGCTGTTGGTTGCTGCCGGGGAGGAGGGGTGCGAATACATCGTTCTCGAGGCCGGACTGGGCGGCACCTATGATGCGACCAACGCGGTGGGGCCCGGTGTGTTGGAGGTGATCACGCCGATTGGCCTCGATCACACGGATTTGCTAGGGGATACTATTGGGCGAATCGCACGGGACAAGGCCGGGATCATCACGCCGGGCGGAAGGGTAATCACAGCGCCTCTGGCCCCCGAGGCGGAAAATGAGGTCGTTGTGGCGGCCCGCGAGCGAAATGCCGAGCGGCACCGCTCGCCCGAGGTGGCGGGTTTTGAGATGGATGAGGCGGGATGTCTTTTTGATCTTGATTTTGGCGGCAATGAGATTTGGGAGGGAGTTCGCACCCAAATGATCGGTGCGCATCAGGCGATGAACGCTACGCTCGCGGCAGGGGCGTGCCACCTTTTGGGCGTGGGGGAGGCGGACATTCGCACCGGGCTTTATGTGGCCCGTCTACCCTGCCGGATCGAGCGCATGCCTGGCGAGCCCGCCGTCATACTCGACGGGGCCCACAACCGAGACAAGGCGCGGGCACTTGTCGATTCACTCACCGCCTGGCCCCTCTCGCGCCGCCTCTTCGTCCTGGGGGCGATTGGCGATAAAGACTACCTAGGGTTGGCCGAGGAGCTTGCTGGACAGGGGGAGCGGTTCTTCGTGACCGCCCCGCCGGGCGGCGCGCCGAGGCCGGGTCTGGCGCCGGGGAAATTCGCCCGGGCCTTGCGAGATGCCGGGGCGGCGAGAGTTTCGGAATTTCTCGACCCTTGGCAGGCCTTTGAGGTGGCCCTTAGAGTGGCTGGCGAGGATGATCTCGTCATTGTGGCCGGGTCGCTTTATCTTGCTGGCGAGTTTCGAAAAAAGTGGGTGGGTGAGGAGCTAATAATCGAGACGGGCACTCCTTTTCCGCCAGAGGTGTGGGTTTGAAGAAAATTCTTTCTTTTGTTCCGGGTGAGAAGGTCGTTCCAAAGGAGGCTGACTGCCGGGGTCGGCGGCTTGATTTCACCCGAACACGGGTGATGGGCGTCATTAATGTCACTCCGGATAGTTTCTCTGACGGTGGCCGGTTTCACGAACTCTCGGCGGCGCTTGAAATGTACACCCGAATGAGTGAAGCGGGGGCCGACATTATCGATATTGGCGGGGAGAGTACTCGACCTGGCTCGGGCGAGGTGGACGATACCGAGGAGCTCCTTCGAGTGATGCCCATCCTTGAGCAAATCGATATGACCCAAGGTCCGCTCGTATCTATCGATACGAGGAAGCCTATCGTAGCCCGTGCTGCCCTTGAGGCAGGCGTGCATATCGTGAACGACGTAAGTGGTTTTGGGAATCTGGAAATGATACGGGTGGTAGCAGAGGTGGGCGCGGCGGCGATCGTGATGCATATGAAGGGCGAGCCGCGCATGATGCAGGAGGCTCCGGTATATGAAAATGTTGTTCGTGAGGTGGCCGAATTCTTGGAGGAGCGGGCCTCTGCGGCAGAGCGGGGCGGGGTGGGGAGCGTTTGGGTGGACCCCGGCATCGGGTTCGGCAAGAGTTGGGATCATAATTTGGAAATTTTAAGGTCCTTCACATTGTTTAACGAAATGGTGCGCCCGCTGGTTATCGGTGTGTCGAGAAAAACCTTCATCGGACAGGCAACAGGGGTCCAGGAGGCCGAGGCGCGCATGATGGGCTCTAAATTGACTGAAGGTTTTGCTGTGCTGGGCGGCGCGGATGTCATCCGAACTCACGATGTTCCCGAGGCGACAGAGGTCATCCGGATGGCCGAGGTCTTAGCGCGCGGTACGATTAAGCCTGAATAGAAAATGATGCAATCGAATTTGAACCAGGGGGATAGAAAAGGCAGTGATTGAATACATATTCGAGTTTTGGTGGATGCTCCCGATTGCGTTTTGCATTTGTCTGATAGCGACTAGTTCAAGTGTTGAAGGCGCTGTATTTTTTACACCGATATTTATTCTGGTGTTTCCCCTCGTCGCAGGGGTGATGATCGTGCCTATCGAGGCGATATTTCTTGCTCTCTCGATTGAGCTGTTTGGTTTTGGTAGCGCCATGATTGGCTATCTTCGGCGCAATCTCATTGACCTCGACATCGTGAAAAAGGTGCTCCCTGTTTCGGTGCCGGTGGGGATGGGCTTCGGTTTTCTAGCCCACTCGGTGCCCTCGCACATCATTCTTGGGGCGCTGGGGGGGTTGATGACCGTCCTCTCAGGGCTGATGCTCTACTCGTTTCTCGCGGGAGGAATACATGGCGAGGAGAGCGAGGAAGGTCAAGGTTCTCCGACCCGAGTGGACTCTCTCGGTCGTCGCTACTGGTACCACTACGAGCACGGGCGCATTGGCTACGCTTGGTCGGTCATGGGTGGTATTTTGGTCGGCCTGACTGGCATTGGCATCGGCGAGTTGACGACCACTACGCTGATTATTCGGAACCGTCTTCCCGTCCGGGTGGCAGTAGGTACTGGTATCATGATCGTCTTCTTTACAGCCTTCATGGCCACTTTGGTACACGCTTATGTGTTTTCTTCAGGCGAGCTCAAGGTGCATTGGAACATCTTGTTTATGACGATTCCCGCTGTTGCCTGTGGTGGGCAGGTCTCTCCTTTCATCAATAGCCGGGTGGACGGCGAGAAAATGAAAGCATTTTTGTCGTTGGTTTTTATTGTCGTTGGCAGCCTGCTTTTCTGGCGTGGGCTAGGAAGCTGACTTGGCTTAGAAGTTATTGGCAGAAGACTAGTAATGATATTCAGTTCTCAATTTTACTGGAGCAACTCAAGGATTTGGTGGCTACAATAATTTTTGCAAGACCCAAATAATCTTTCCAATTATAATGTTTTCAATACTATCGCTTGCCTTAAAATCCATGAAATCGAAATTCCCGCCAAGCTTATCATTAAGGAGCCATAGCCTCGAGTCGCTCATACTAAGGTGCCGAATAGCATTGATGCTTGCTTCGTTGGGTGATTTCCTCTTTAGGGCGGTGTTGAGGGCATAGGCAGCATTTGGAGGAATTTTTCATCGTCCCGGTCAATAACAATACTGTCAACCGCCTTGAGGTTGCAGATTGGTTTACGCACATATTCATTTCTCCTCGGGCACCTAATGAAAAAAAGTTGCAATTCTTTCAAGAGAACTTTAGGGAAATATTTCAATAGAACTAAAGAACTGTATGTAGATTCAGATTATTCCCACCTACTAATTTATTCAGACTTGATGGGGATTATTTAATAATGGCTCTATGGAAAAATTTATCAAAAAAATAAACCTATAGTATTTGATAATGTCCTCGATGTGGATTCCCCTTTGCGTGCTCTTGGAATAGCTAATTATGGTCAGGAATATTGTTTATATGCCTATTAAGCAAAATGGTATTTGTATAGCGCATGTATCACTTTCAAGTGCCAAAATTTGAGCCTTCACTAAAGAGCATCTTCAACTTCTTTCCTCAATTGCTGGGTATTTAGGTGGGATGTTACATAATATAAGGACTTATCGTGAAATTGAAATTAATGATGAGACACAAAAAGTCGCCCAAATAGGCGTATGGGAAAGAAATATTCAAACTGCTGATATATTTTGGTCTAATGAGTTGTATCGATTTTTTGGTTTCGTACCCGAAGAAATTCGTCCGGTAAATGAAGTGGTTTGGCAGAGAATTCATCCGGATGATCTGGATTTGGTAAGAAAAGCCTATTGGGTGGCTGTTAATTCCGGCTTGTCTTACGAAAATGAGTTTCGTGTGATCCTCCCAGGGGGTGGTGAACGAGTAATAAATTCAAAATGCCAAGTTATGTCCGATGAAACAGGAAAACCAATTAGATCAATTAGTTCTTCACGAAATATTTCCAATCTTCGGTAGTCGGAAAAAAAGGTGAGAGAGTCACTGTTTACCCGAATGTTGAACCCTTCACAGAATTGATCTAATGATAGCCTGACATTTGGGCTAGTACGCACTGAGATATTTCCATCATGAAGATTTCCGCAAGTCGCCTGCGATGCGAAATAATCTCAGGGTACGGATGCTACATGATCCGCCTCGGCTCGATTTTTATGTAATTCAAATCACTGTTAGCCTCATTTTCCCGCCAATATCCTGAATGTCCCTCGAATTTGTAGTCCAGGTTACAGTGATTTCGGCCTCAGGTGAATAAATTCTACTTAGATGGTTGCTTTATAGGGGTGGCTGACAGGGTCTTTTCCCAAACGCTATCGAATGACCAACGCCGGAGGAGGCACAAATGGATATTGAGAGATTCCCTCCAGAAAGTCGGGTGCTTGTTGCCGCAAGCGGTGCCGCGAGCAAGGCGCATCTGCGCCGTGCTTTCAGAGAGTTCCAGCTAGAGGACGTGACATACCTTGAGGATTCAACAGAAATTCTCCGCACGGGTCGTCACAAGAAATTTTCGCTCATTCTCATTTCAACCTCGCTTTACGCAACTAATGCCTACGATCTGTTTTTTTTGATCCGTCAGGAGGGCAAAAATAAGGAGACGCCCATTGTCCTTCTCTACACACAGGGCGAAGAGGCGCTCGCCAAGCGTGTTTCCATGATGGGTGCGAACGGCATCATCGAGCGGCCGATATCGACTGAAATTCTCCAGGAAGTTCTTGAGGAGAGCCTAGGTATGAGGATCGTCACCATCGCAGACAAGATTGAGGAGAAACTTGGTGCTGACCTTGAACTCATTGATGATTACTGTGACGACGAGGTGGCTGGAGAACTTCCCATCTCCTGTGCCTCCGAGAGTTCAAAAGAGCGTGGATTTGAAATGCTCGAGGACGACCAGTGTGAGGGCGCAGAAAAAGTATTTCTCGATCTCATGAAAGAGCACGGCGATTCCGTCGAGCTTTACTTCGACCTAGCCGAGGTTTGCTTTGCCCGAGGTGAGAGTGATGCCGCTGAGGAAATGCTACTCAAGGCCGAGCAGATCGACCCGGAGTCGAGAAAGAGTTTCATGCACCGCGAGCGATCCTTCGTTTATCGTGGAAACAAAAAACTACGACGAGAGAAACACAGCAGCGCAAAAAATGAGTTCAATGGCGCCATCGCTGCGAATGGGAAAAGCGTATCTGGTTATTTTGGCTTGAGCGAGAGTTACCGAGGCCTCGGGGATGAGACGCGGGCTGAGCAGCACCATAAAACCGCCATGTCCATCGATCAGCGGCCCCAAGATTTTCATGTATATAACCGCATCGGTATTTCGGCGCGCCAGGAGAAAGACTATAAAAAAGCCATTGACGCCTATGACCGCTCACTAGCATTCGATCCTGACGATCCGGTTTTAATTTACAACAAAGCTGTAGCGCTAGTAGGAATGAGGCTCTACAAATCTGCCATTGCCAACCTCGACAAGGCTCTCGATATCGATCCGGGCTTCACCGAAGCTCGAAATGTGCGCAGCGCTATAATTGAAGTAATGGTGCCGAGTAGGAAGGGTCGCGAGCCCATAAACACTGATAGGCCAAAAGAAAAACCCCGTATGCGCAAAACCGGATAGCTCCGACCGTTTGATAGTAGCGGGTAGCTCTAGCTTCCTTTGGTGCCTTGTTGACACAAATTCTCTGCATATCTACGATTTGGGGTCCCGCCGGGATCCTGTGGGGACCTGGACGGAGGTTTTAGAGGAAATCGGCCCGCAAATTAACGTTAGGTAGGCGTTCACCTTTAGGAAAGGGAGCGACCATGAGCACTGTTTCCACGCGTAGGAAAATCACTACAAAGACAATTCGGGCCCGGAAGGGCAAGACGAAAATCACTTCGCTGACAGCTTACGACTATCCGACGGCCAAGCTGGTGGATGCTGCCAGAGTGGACGTTATCCTAGTTGGCGACAGTCTGGGGATGGTGGTGCTTGGCTACCCGGACACGACGCACGTCACGGTAGATGACATGGTTCATCACACTAAAGCGGTGAGCCGGGCACGGCCAAACGGTCTGCTGGTGGCGGATATGCCGTTTCTTTCCTTTGGCGTCACCCGTAGCGAAACAATTTTGAATGCGGGTCGGCTTATTCGCGAAGGCGGGGCCGAGGCGGTCAAACTTGAGGGCGGGGTGCGTGTGAAGGACGATATCCGGGCGCTGGTTGAGTGTCAGATTCCGGTGATGGGGCATGTGGGGCTTACCCCGCAGAGTGTGCACCATTTTGGTGGTTTTCGGGTGCAAGGGAAAAAAGATGATGATGCGGATCAAGTGGTTCGAGATGCCGTGGCTGTTCAGGAAGGGGGGGGGTTTAGCGTTGTATTGGAGGGAATTCCCGCCCCGCTGGGCGCGCGGATTACGCGTGAAATTGATATTCCCACTATCGGCATTGGCGCTGGGGTCGAATGTGACGGCCAGGTGCTTGTGACACATGATATGCTAAATCTTTTTCAGGATTTCACCCCAAAATTTGTCAAGGTTTACGCCGACCTGGGTGGAGATTCGCTTGAGGCGATGGAGCGTTTCTGTCAAGAGGTTCGGGACGGCATCTTCCCCGCCGAGGAACATTCTTTTTAATCCGTCCCCAGGTCGACTTCCGTCCACAAGGGTCAACACTTCTCTGGTTGGTCTCCCCGGGCGGCGGCGGGGTGGCCATGTATATGGCGCTGGGCGAGGGCTCCTGGGCATCAAATTCATATGTTGTTGAAGGAGGCATCGGTATCTGGGAGGATATCTCGATCACAGCCACATCTCGCACATAAGGCTGCATTTCTTTCGCCTTAATTTTTTTCCCCCACTTTACACCACCACCACAATATATTGTGCCTTCCCCGTTTAAATGTTGTAAAATAACAATATAATTTGTATGTATCGTTTTATGTTCGTTTTTCTCGACCCTCCATTTACTTTATTTGAACATCCGAGAAAAGTGTGATGCCGCTCGCCTTTATCTTCAAAAATAATTGATTTCATTTGATTTTCTTCATTTTCATGTTGACACCCCCTATCTAAGAGGTTATATGTGGATTGTTCAGTGGTGAAATGTGGGGGGCAGTGGGGAACAAAGACATGTTTATTAGCTCCCATGCAGTTTCAATAGACGCGAAAGGGCGCGTCGGCATCCCCGCCCGGTTCAGGGAATATTTGAATGCAACCTTCGGGGATCGCCTCATTTTGCTTGATATGGACGGGTGCATCTTCGCGTATCCCCAAGAGGAGTGGCAGCGAAGGTTCAGCGACCGCTTTCGCGAGCTTCCCACCCACCGGGAGGCGGTAAGGCGCTACGTGAGGCAGATGTACGGCAAGGCAGCGCCCGTAGAAGTAGACAAGCAGGGGAGAATCTTGTTGCCCGCTCGCCTTAGGGAGGCGGCAGGCATCGAGAAAGAGGCCATCATCGTCGGACTCGAAAACAAATTCGAGATCTGGGGCCGGGAGCGCTGGGAGCAAATGATGCAAGAAGAGCTCCCGGAACTCGAAACACCCGGCGAGGGTTCCGGCGAGGGCCAGATAGAGCTGGAGTTTTAGATTCCAGCACAAAGCTTCAAATGGGGGGGCTTTGTAGGTGAATATCGCATTAGCCCAAATTCAAACGGACGGCTACCGCTCCTCAAAGCGGCAGCCGCTCCTTGAGATGAATATGAACACGTCTCACGTTCCGGTCATGGTTCGGGAAGTCCTGGACTTCCTGTCGCCAGCTCCGGGAGCTGTGTCCTTGGATACTACCTTGGGCGGAGGAGGGCACAGTTTTGCGGTTCTGGAGGCGATTCAACCATCGGGTGTGTTGATCGGCTGTGACCGGGACGGAGACGCGGTAGTTGCAGCGCGCAGGCGCTTGGCCTCCTTTGGGCCCAGTGCTCGGATCCACCATTCCCACCATTCCGAAATCAAGCGCGTCGTTGCTAGCGAGGGTTTTGAGGCGGTCGATTGCGTGCTCTTCGACCTCGGTCTCTCCTCGATACAACTCGACACCCCGGGCCGCGGCTTCCGGATGGACTCGCCCGATGCCCTCGATATGCGGATGGATCAGGGCGGCGGCCCAACGGCGGCCGATCTGGTGAACGAGCTTCCTGAAAAAGAACTTGCGGACCTTATTTATCAATACGGCGAGGAGCGAAAATCTCGTGCTATCGCGCGGGCGATCGGGCGGGCCCGCGCGCGCAAGCCACTGGAGCGTTGCGAAGAACTTGCTGCAGTGGTTGTCTCTGCCGTCGCTCGTAGCGGCGGCGGAGGACGCGCGAGATGGCGCATTCATCCGGCCACGCGAACCTTTCAGGCGCTTCGCATCGCTCTGAATCGAGAGATGGAAACTCTTGAAGGAGCCCTGCGGGATGCCGTGGACTTATTGCGGCCCGGGGGGCGCATCGCTGTCATCAGTTTTCATTCGCTTGAGGATCGAATCGTCAAGAACGTATTCCGCGAGTTGTCCTCTGGCCGCGATGCTGCGGGCGATGACGCTCCGGCGACGCTTAAATTGTTAAATCGCAGAGTCGTAAGGCCCAGTGATGCTGAGGTCGCGGCGAATCCCCGTTCCCGTAGCGCAAAACTCCGGGCGGCGGAGAAAAGGGAAGCCGAATAAGCGATGTGGCGCCTCCGCAGGAGCGGGCGCGGCCCGAAAGGCAGTAAGAAGGCCTGGGCCGGATGGGAATTTCAGATACCCGTCTCAAGGGTTGCCATGATTGTTGGCTCCCTGGCGGTGAGTGCTCTCGCCCTGGCGTGGCCGCATCTTGAGATGGTGGAAATTGGATACGAAGTTGCTCGCTTAAAAAATGAGCGTGATGTTATGGCCCAGGAGCGTAGGGTCCTCCGGGTTGAAATTGCAGCACTTCGCCAGCTGGATCGGGTCGAGACAATAGCCCGAAATAAGCTGGGGATGGTTTTCCCGAGGCCGAATCAGATTGTTTATGTAATGGTTCCGGCTCGGCACCCATAAATATTTTTTAAATTTTTATATCGTCCTATCCGCCCGGACCGGGAAGCGGACCATGAAGAATAATTTCTTCATCCGTCTGATCGTGTGTGGCGCTCTCGTTGGCCTCGGCTTCGGTGCGCTCGCCGTGAAGCTGTTTATTGTGCAGATACGTGATCGCGATCGACTGGTCGCCTACGCTGATCGCCAGCTTCGCCGCACCCTGAGTGTCCGCGCCAAACGCGGGGATATTCTCGACGGACGGGGGCGCCCGCTGGCCGTGAGCATGGATGCGCCTTCTTTGTATGCGAATCCGAGGGCGGTGAAAAATCCCGATGCGCTGTCCCGCAAACTTGCCGAAATTCTGGGTGTTTCCCGCCGGAATCTTAAAAGAAAATTGAAAAGCAGGGGCCGCTACGTTTGGCTGCGGCGCAAGCTCTCACCGGAGCAAAAACGGCTTGTGACCGATCTGGGTGTCTCTGGCCTGGGGTTCGTCACCGAGAGCCGTCGATTTTATCCCAAACGCGAGATGGCCTCCTCGCTGCTCGGCTTCGTCGGGGTGGACGACAACGGACTTTCGGGCATCGAGTCAGCTTTCGAGAAGGAAATGGAGGGGCACCTCGGTCGAATACGTATTCAGCGAGATGCCCGGGGGCGCTCGGTTCATCCCGAAGCGACTGTCGTGACCCGTGCCGAGCCGGGTGCCGATGTGCGTTTAACTGTTGATGAGGTCATCCAGTACATCGTTGAAAAAGAGTTGCAGATTCAACTCAAAAGAACAGGGGCAAGGCGGGCAATTGGGGTAATGGTCGAGCCGCGCACCGGTCGGGTTCTCTCGATGGCTACGGTACCGGGGTTCAATCCGAACGTCTATGGACGCTATGCCCCCGCTCTTTGGCGGCAGGCGGCAGTCCAGGACATCTACGAGCCGGGCTCGACCTTCAAAATTGTGACGGCGGCAGCCTATATCGAATCGGGCGGAGATCTGGGCAAACGCTATTTTGCGGAAAACGGTAAATATCCGATCGGCGTGGGTCGGTTCACGCTGCATGACCACAAGAAATATGGGTGGCTTACCGCCGAGGAAGCTGTGCTGAAGTCCTCAAATATCGCAATTTATAAGATGGCCAAAGATGTTGGCGCCGTGCGTATTCATGCGATGGCCCAGCGTTTTGGATTCGGCAAAAAAACCGGGATCGATTTTCCGGGGGAGGCGGGCGGTATTTTTAGGCCGCTCAAGCGCTGGTCGGGCACTTCCCTTGCGTCGATATCGATTGGCCAAGAGGTCGGTGTAACTCCCCTGCAGATGGTGATGGCGGTGGCCGCCATTGCAAATGGCGGCGTGCTGCAGGTGCCCCGGATTGTAGAGGCACTCGAAAGGCGGGGGCGCATTCTCCCCCGCACCGAGCCATCCGTGCCCCGAAGGGTGATATCGGAGCGAAGCGCGAATCGCCTTGCTGCGGTCCTGCGGAAAGTCGTCAGCAGCGGCACCGGCGCATCGGCTGAGGTGCCTGGCTATGGCGCCGCTGGCAAGACGGGAACCGCGCAGATGGCAATGCCGGGAGTCAAAGGCTACAGCAAAGATCAATTCATCACATCGTTTGCCGGTTTCGTGCCCTACGAAAATCCGCGAATTGCCCTGATCGTCATGTTCGATGGCGGACAACTTGGAGGGGCTTCGTGGGGCGGGACGATAGCAGCGCCGGTCTGGAAGCGAATCGCATGGCAAACGATGCGTTATTTAAGGGTGCCGCCGAAGGGTGCGCAGGTGGTGGCCCTGAGAGACGACGTGTTCATCCCGGAGCGTATCCCGGGAATGGAAAAAGTTTCATTCGGAGAAAAAGTGTTTCGTGTGGTGAAAAAAGTGCGGGGGGTCCTGCATGACCGGTTGCCCTCCCCGGAGTCGGTGCGTTGAGGTTGAGTCTGATGGCAGAAGAGCGGACAGCGGATTTGATTGAATTGGCCCGGGCCGTTTCCGGCGCACGGGTGGAGGGTGCCGAAAATGTCCAGGTGTGTGGAATGGAATTCGATTCCCGGCGCGCCATGGCGGGGAATCTTTTTGTCGCGGTGCCAGGCTTTGAGGTGGACGGGCACGAGTATGCAAGGGCGGCCGTTGATGCCGGTGCGGCGGCGCTTGTCCTTGAGCGTGAGGTCGATGGAATTCCGGCGGATTTTCCGCGAATCATTGTTCCGTCGAGCCGCGAGGCAATGGCGCTCATCGCAGATGCTTTTTATGAGCACCCATCAGGGGAGCTTGCCTTGGTTGGGGTGACCGGCACGAACGGTAAGACGACGACGACGTTTCTCATTGACGCCATTCTCGGGGCGGCGGGACGTGTGACCGGCCAAATGGGAACGATTCAATACCGGGTGGGGAGTCAGGTAATTGAAAATCCGAGAACGACATCCGAGGCGCCTGATCTTCAATTCTATCTATCTCAGATGCTTGAGGCGGGAGCGAGCCATGCCGTGATGGAGGTTTCGAGCCATGCCCTTGATTTAGGTCGCGTTTTGGGATGCGAATTCAAGGCTGCCGTGTTCACCAACTTGACGCAGGACCATCTCGATTTTCACGGTGACATGGAGCGTTATTTTCAGGCCAAGCTTCGCCTTTTCACGGAGATGGCGCCCGAGAATTCGATCTTGAATCTAGATGACCCCTGGGGGTGGAAAATCGCTGATGAAGCTGCGATCAGAGGCGCGGTCATCGGCTACGGCATGAACGAGAAGGCTGATGTTCGGGCCGAGGGCCTTTCTATTAGCGCCGAGGGGATGCGCTTTGATTTGGTCGCGCCTGAGGGAAATGTCCCCGTTGAGTCGGCGCTGACGGGCCAGCACAACGTAAGCAACATTCTTGCGGCGGCGGCGGCTTGTCTTGCCCTGGGGCTTACCCCGGCGGAAGTGGCCCAGGGTATTCGTGAATTAAAAAGCGTGCCCGGGCGCTTTGAAAAGGTGGATCTCGGCCAGCCGTTTCTTGTTGTGGTTGATTATGCCCATACCGAGGACGCTCTGGCACGGATACTCGAATTCGCCAGGCCGGTGACGAGGGGGCGGGTGTTGACGCTGATGGGCTGTGGCGGGGACAGGGACAAGAGTAAACGGCCTCGAATGGCGATTGCGGCCCTTGAGGGCAGCGACCGCGTCTACATGACCTCGGACAATCCCCGGACAGAGGCGCCCGAGGCGATTTTAAAAGAGGTGGAAGCAGGCGCCGATCAGGTCGAGGGCGGCAGAGCGCGCTCGTGCACCATCGTTGATCGGCGCGAGGCCATCCAGAGCATTCTAGCCGAGGCGCGGTCTGGCGATACGGTGGTGATCGCCGGCAAGGGCCACGAGACATATCAGGAAATCGGAACCAGGCGCTATCCGTTTGATGATCGCCAAGAGGCAAAAAAATCTCTTCAATCGCTGGGGTATGGGAACTAACTATGGCAGCGCAATTTACGGCAGGGGAAATTGAAAAGGTGGTTTCG comes from Nitrospinaceae bacterium and encodes:
- the mraZ gene encoding division/cell wall cluster transcriptional repressor MraZ produces the protein MFISSHAVSIDAKGRVGIPARFREYLNATFGDRLILLDMDGCIFAYPQEEWQRRFSDRFRELPTHREAVRRYVRQMYGKAAPVEVDKQGRILLPARLREAAGIEKEAIIVGLENKFEIWGRERWEQMMQEELPELETPGEGSGEGQIELEF
- the rsmH gene encoding 16S rRNA (cytosine(1402)-N(4))-methyltransferase RsmH, with the protein product MNMNTSHVPVMVREVLDFLSPAPGAVSLDTTLGGGGHSFAVLEAIQPSGVLIGCDRDGDAVVAARRRLASFGPSARIHHSHHSEIKRVVASEGFEAVDCVLFDLGLSSIQLDTPGRGFRMDSPDALDMRMDQGGGPTAADLVNELPEKELADLIYQYGEERKSRAIARAIGRARARKPLERCEELAAVVVSAVARSGGGGRARWRIHPATRTFQALRIALNREMETLEGALRDAVDLLRPGGRIAVISFHSLEDRIVKNVFRELSSGRDAAGDDAPATLKLLNRRVVRPSDAEVAANPRSRSAKLRAAEKREAE
- a CDS encoding septum formation initiator family protein; this encodes MWRLRRSGRGPKGSKKAWAGWEFQIPVSRVAMIVGSLAVSALALAWPHLEMVEIGYEVARLKNERDVMAQERRVLRVEIAALRQLDRVETIARNKLGMVFPRPNQIVYVMVPARHP
- a CDS encoding penicillin-binding protein 2, whose product is MKNNFFIRLIVCGALVGLGFGALAVKLFIVQIRDRDRLVAYADRQLRRTLSVRAKRGDILDGRGRPLAVSMDAPSLYANPRAVKNPDALSRKLAEILGVSRRNLKRKLKSRGRYVWLRRKLSPEQKRLVTDLGVSGLGFVTESRRFYPKREMASSLLGFVGVDDNGLSGIESAFEKEMEGHLGRIRIQRDARGRSVHPEATVVTRAEPGADVRLTVDEVIQYIVEKELQIQLKRTGARRAIGVMVEPRTGRVLSMATVPGFNPNVYGRYAPALWRQAAVQDIYEPGSTFKIVTAAAYIESGGDLGKRYFAENGKYPIGVGRFTLHDHKKYGWLTAEEAVLKSSNIAIYKMAKDVGAVRIHAMAQRFGFGKKTGIDFPGEAGGIFRPLKRWSGTSLASISIGQEVGVTPLQMVMAVAAIANGGVLQVPRIVEALERRGRILPRTEPSVPRRVISERSANRLAAVLRKVVSSGTGASAEVPGYGAAGKTGTAQMAMPGVKGYSKDQFITSFAGFVPYENPRIALIVMFDGGQLGGASWGGTIAAPVWKRIAWQTMRYLRVPPKGAQVVALRDDVFIPERIPGMEKVSFGEKVFRVVKKVRGVLHDRLPSPESVR
- a CDS encoding UDP-N-acetylmuramoyl-L-alanyl-D-glutamate--2,6-diaminopimelate ligase; translated protein: MAEERTADLIELARAVSGARVEGAENVQVCGMEFDSRRAMAGNLFVAVPGFEVDGHEYARAAVDAGAAALVLEREVDGIPADFPRIIVPSSREAMALIADAFYEHPSGELALVGVTGTNGKTTTTFLIDAILGAAGRVTGQMGTIQYRVGSQVIENPRTTSEAPDLQFYLSQMLEAGASHAVMEVSSHALDLGRVLGCEFKAAVFTNLTQDHLDFHGDMERYFQAKLRLFTEMAPENSILNLDDPWGWKIADEAAIRGAVIGYGMNEKADVRAEGLSISAEGMRFDLVAPEGNVPVESALTGQHNVSNILAAAAACLALGLTPAEVAQGIRELKSVPGRFEKVDLGQPFLVVVDYAHTEDALARILEFARPVTRGRVLTLMGCGGDRDKSKRPRMAIAALEGSDRVYMTSDNPRTEAPEAILKEVEAGADQVEGGRARSCTIVDRREAIQSILAEARSGDTVVIAGKGHETYQEIGTRRYPFDDRQEAKKSLQSLGYGN